The proteins below come from a single Papaver somniferum cultivar HN1 chromosome 11, ASM357369v1, whole genome shotgun sequence genomic window:
- the LOC113323765 gene encoding uncharacterized protein LOC113323765 isoform X1 translates to MLTIDRCVELSQQLLRQNLETEESDYEEGSDMNDFDCNLLFATYEKQSSGDLVPRLVYVDKFEFVNVEKYKCIGHGSSLAGKSLTRHCSTDIDKELAVLRVREAIEAASLERMSGGTIEIVSLAKNNSYNVEWKGAVGC, encoded by the exons ATGTTGACAATTGACCGATGTGTTGAGTTGAGTCAACAGTTACTCCGACAGAACCTCGAGACTGAAGAATCTGACTATGAAGAAGGCAGTGACATGAATGACTTTGACTGCAATCTCCTATTTGCGACATATGAAAAACAATCCAGT GGTGATTTGGTTCCCAGACTTGTTTATGTCGACAAGTTTGAGTTTGTGAATGTTGAGAAATATAAATGTATTGGACATGGCTCAAGTTTGGCAGGGAAGAGTCTCACGAGACACTGCTCTACTGATATCGACAAGGAACTTGCTGTCTTGCGGGTTAGAGAAGCTATTGAAGCAGCCTCCCTTGAGAGGATGAGCGGCGGGACGATTGAGA TTGTCTCGCTTGCCAAAAATAATTCCTACAATGTTGAGTGGAAAGGGGCGGTTGGTTGTTGA
- the LOC113323765 gene encoding uncharacterized protein LOC113323765 isoform X2, whose translation MLTIDRCVELSQQLLRQNLETEESDYEEGSDMNDFDCNLLFATYEKQSSGDLVPRLVYVDKFEFVNVEKYKCIGHGSSLAGKSLTRHCSTDIDKELAVLRVREAIEAASLERMSGGTIESQQICLACQK comes from the exons ATGTTGACAATTGACCGATGTGTTGAGTTGAGTCAACAGTTACTCCGACAGAACCTCGAGACTGAAGAATCTGACTATGAAGAAGGCAGTGACATGAATGACTTTGACTGCAATCTCCTATTTGCGACATATGAAAAACAATCCAGT GGTGATTTGGTTCCCAGACTTGTTTATGTCGACAAGTTTGAGTTTGTGAATGTTGAGAAATATAAATGTATTGGACATGGCTCAAGTTTGGCAGGGAAGAGTCTCACGAGACACTGCTCTACTGATATCGACAAGGAACTTGCTGTCTTGCGGGTTAGAGAAGCTATTGAAGCAGCCTCCCTTGAGAGGATGAGCGGCGGGACGATTGAGAGTCAGCAAAT TTGTCTCGCTTGCCAAAAATAA